The following proteins are co-located in the Pseudanabaena sp. BC1403 genome:
- a CDS encoding penicillin-binding protein 2: protein MTPSLQPRDLATINLFKRRTVLIWMILALSMIGLIVRLVYLQVITSPDLLDKARRQQMFTLRPFIPRRTITDRKGAVLALDRPVYTLFAHPHLYKEKPEVIAEKLAPILRRPADKLLSILTRDTTSTQVEYWLSEENADRIFNLRLDGLDLIQQRHRLYPQQDLAAELLGYVNVDHRGQAGIELSQEKLLERTDQAPSVAQDGNGKLIPNRIPAGMLQSDRTSLQMTIDSRIQRTARQILKQQMVKFGAKRGSVIVMDARDGGLLSLVTEPTYDPNRYYESDVKLFKNWAVSDLYEPGSTFKPLNVAIALEAGAIQPDTVFNDEGALTIGGWPVANFDYEQVGAVGPLSISQILERSSNVGMVHIIQRMKPSVYYGWLERIGLGDMSGIDLPAETSSTLKPQEQFIEYVIEPATASFGQGFSLTPIQMVQLQGILASGGKLLTPHVVKGLINDEGEEYFQPKLPTPRQVISSATAQRVVEMMTNVVEKGTGLPARIPGYRIAGKTGTAQKASTTGGGYINAKITSFVGIFPSKEPRYVVLAVIDEPVGADAFGSTVAAPIVKAVIEDIIVSEGIPPSHPEEVISKIPILPEPTATPSPSTQDVKPSPTASPSAVPTPPRDRT from the coding sequence ATGACCCCATCGCTTCAGCCCAGAGATCTTGCCACTATTAATCTATTCAAACGTCGAACAGTGCTGATCTGGATGATTCTGGCTCTGTCGATGATTGGTTTAATTGTGCGCTTAGTGTACTTACAGGTGATCACATCACCTGATTTACTCGACAAGGCTCGACGGCAGCAAATGTTTACTTTGCGACCATTTATTCCTCGTCGCACCATAACCGATCGCAAAGGTGCAGTTTTAGCTCTAGATCGCCCTGTCTACACATTATTTGCGCATCCTCATCTTTACAAAGAAAAACCTGAAGTGATCGCCGAAAAACTCGCGCCGATCCTCAGACGACCCGCAGATAAATTGCTCAGTATCCTCACTCGTGATACTACTTCTACTCAAGTGGAATATTGGCTATCTGAGGAAAATGCCGATCGCATTTTTAACTTGCGTTTAGATGGTTTAGATCTTATTCAACAGCGGCATCGACTCTATCCACAGCAGGATTTAGCGGCTGAACTACTTGGCTATGTGAATGTCGATCATCGAGGTCAAGCTGGAATCGAACTTAGTCAAGAAAAATTATTAGAGCGCACCGACCAAGCGCCATCAGTTGCCCAAGATGGCAATGGCAAGTTAATTCCTAACCGTATTCCTGCGGGAATGCTGCAAAGCGATCGCACTAGCTTGCAAATGACGATTGATTCGCGCATTCAACGCACAGCTCGGCAGATCCTCAAGCAACAGATGGTCAAGTTTGGCGCAAAGCGGGGTTCGGTGATTGTCATGGATGCTAGGGATGGTGGGCTGCTATCACTGGTGACTGAGCCAACGTATGATCCAAATCGTTATTACGAATCCGATGTCAAACTGTTCAAAAATTGGGCAGTTTCAGACCTGTATGAACCAGGCTCCACATTTAAACCACTGAATGTCGCGATCGCTCTCGAAGCAGGAGCGATTCAGCCAGACACTGTATTTAATGATGAAGGCGCTCTGACTATTGGCGGCTGGCCTGTGGCTAACTTTGACTACGAACAAGTCGGTGCGGTTGGTCCGCTCAGCATTAGCCAAATCCTTGAGCGATCGAGCAATGTGGGTATGGTGCATATCATCCAACGCATGAAGCCTTCGGTTTATTACGGTTGGCTAGAGCGGATTGGTCTGGGCGATATGTCTGGTATTGATCTCCCTGCGGAAACCTCCAGTACTCTCAAGCCGCAAGAGCAGTTCATTGAATATGTGATCGAGCCAGCAACGGCTTCTTTTGGTCAAGGTTTCTCACTCACCCCAATTCAGATGGTGCAATTGCAGGGCATACTCGCTAGTGGTGGGAAGTTACTCACACCTCATGTGGTCAAAGGTTTAATTAATGATGAAGGCGAAGAATATTTTCAACCGAAATTACCAACGCCTCGACAAGTCATTTCATCAGCCACTGCTCAGAGAGTTGTGGAAATGATGACTAATGTTGTCGAGAAAGGTACGGGTTTACCTGCACGTATTCCTGGTTATCGGATTGCTGGCAAAACGGGTACTGCTCAAAAGGCTTCAACTACTGGTGGGGGGTATATCAATGCTAAAATCACCAGCTTTGTTGGTATTTTCCCCTCGAAGGAGCCACGTTATGTGGTGTTGGCGGTAATTGATGAACCTGTTGGGGCAGATGCCTTTGGCTCTACTGTTGCGGCTCCCATTGTCAAGGCCGTAATCGAGGACATTATTGTCAGCGAAGGCATTCCGCCAAGTCATCCTGAAGAGGTTATCTCTAAAATACCAATTCTGCCTGAGCCAACAGCCACACCATCGCCATCGACTCAAGATGTAAAGCCTTCGCCAACCGCTTCTCCTAGCGCTGTACCTACACCACCTCGCGATCGCACATAA